One Trichoderma atroviride chromosome 7, complete sequence DNA segment encodes these proteins:
- a CDS encoding uncharacterized protein (EggNog:ENOG41), producing the protein MPRRIFKNLVIAAAGPLPGQLTVDSLRQWTTIRKGVFTEDFDEHVTHLLCTREQFNQKLPRIKEALARGKQQHIVHCDWFEISAVNDKKEPERDYSMRNILAKQNAAKRELARIEKGKREGERAVNTNLFHIYIDREFFSYQIDITRDDDEKGELGQRYTLHLWESNAKPHLYWFTAKFMKKKGDSQPSFHRPSPCSGPWRREMDLFVDFFRIKTGIEWQDRVLRQKTMPNSFFQYSPPTGGKPVGRRLRFCYDYCLEVNAQQRGLPWPPIEKVAEVENEEAAEAEDEDEYSVTELQSPVMNVYDHDTIPVDEVYIVSSPQSPPESSAKGDDEESRVSGDEIETEEYVMSQEVEEVEEVPKQSHTDMILESSQ; encoded by the exons AAAACCTCGTCATCGCCGCAGCAGGCCCTCTTCCCGGCCAACTCACCGTCGACAGCCTTCGACAATGGACTACAATTCGGAAAGGAGTCTTCACCGAGGACTTTGACGAGCACGTCACGCATCTTCTATGCACCAGAGAACAGTTCAACCAGAAGCTCCCAAGAA TCAAAGAGGCGCTGGCCAGAGGCAAACAACAACACATTGTCCACTGCGACTGGTTCGAAATATCTGCCGTTAACGACAAGAAAGAGCCCGAGAGAGACTATTCCATGAGAAATATCCTTGCGAAACAAAACGCCGCGAAGAGAGAATTGGCTCGAAttgagaaggggaagagagagggcgAAAGAGCTGTCAATACAA ATTTGTTCCACATTTACATCGACAGAGAGTTTTTCTCATATCAAATCGACATAACCcgcgatgatgacgaaaaGGGAGAGTTGGGACAACGATATACACTACAT CTCTGGGAATCCAATGCCAAACCTCATCTCTACTGGTTCACCGCCAAAttcatgaagaagaaaggagacAGCCAACCCAGCTTCCACCGTCCAAGCCCCTGCTCTGGCCCATGGCGCCGAGAAATGGATCTCTTTGTGGACTTTTTCCGCATCAAGACGGGGATCGAGTGGCAGGATCGCGTGCTGAGGCAGAAAACCATGCCGAACTCATTTTTCCAGTATTCACCGCCG ACAGGCGGAAAACCCGTCGGACGCCGTCTTCGATTTTGCTACGATTATTGTCTGGAAGTAAACGCCCAGCAGCGAGGCTTGCCCTGGCCACCGATAGAAAAGGTCGCTGAAGTCGAAAATGAAGAGGCAGCTGAagccgaagacgaagacgaatACTCAGTGACGGAGCTACAAAGCCCCGTCATGAATGTTTACGATCACGACACTATTCCCGTTGACGAAGTCTACATTGTATCAAGCCCCCAGTCTCCCCCAGAATCTAGTGCCAAGggtgatgacgaagagagcCGTGTCTCGGGAGACGAAATTGAAACAGAAGAGTACGTAATGTCTCAAGAAGTTGAGGAAGTTGAGGAAGTACCGAAACAATCGCATACCGATATGATTTTGGAGTCGTCCCAGTGA
- a CDS encoding uncharacterized protein (EggNog:ENOG41~TransMembrane:1 (o303-327i)) has product MAILPNLPAGEPPNLSPAELAQLFSRLKQSVLHPSPERERRLRTSEFERTRVEANLQYARAALTKLEQTLPGRRADVQSDLTAQREILDLLFDRLDDLRKVAADEDDSSEGEDLLGDIIPTPSESVDSRRSSNAPGGDSFEESKIPEPEPPELPAQNEAIPDPSTTATAIEPAEANTSDVLPTQTTQSLRARSSAPSPTPSSHSTARAALFASRRKPASPQASTATAEAILDQQRTEQDAISNSILDLATKLKESSKSFSATLEEDKNLLGAAGASMEKSELSMETAQGRMGSLKKMTEGKGWWGRMMLYAWVYGLMVALILFVFVFPKLRF; this is encoded by the exons ATGGCAATACTTCCTAATTTACCTGCCGGCGAACCGCCAAATCTGTCTCCAGCCGAGCTTgcgcagctcttctcccGATTAAAGCAATCTGTGCTACACCCGAGTCCCGAACGTGAACGAAGGCTGCGCACCAGCGAGTTTGAGAGGACGAGGGTCGAAGCT AACCTTCAATATGCGCGGGCAGCGCTCACAAAGCTAGAACAAACGCTACCGGGGAGGAGGGCAGATGTACAGAGCGATCTCACAGCGCAAAGGGAAATCCTAGACTTATTATTTGATCGGTTGGACGACCTAAGAAAG GTGGCTGCAGACGAAGACGATTCATCCGAAGGAGAAGATCTTTTGGGGGACATCATACCTACTCCGAGCGAGAGTGTAGACTCAAGACGATCGTCGAATGCGCCGGGAGGAGACTCCTTTGAAGAGTCCAAAATACCAGAGCCTGAGCCCCCCGAACTTCCGGCGCAAAATGAAGCTATACCCGATCCTTCCACGACCGCGACCGCGATAGAACCTGCTGAGGCGAATACAAGCGACGTTCTCCCTACGCAAACGACACAATCATTGCGCGCCCGCTCCTCAGCCCCCTCTCCAACTCCTTCATCCCACAGCACAGCTCGCGCTGCATTATTTGCCAGCCGCCGCAAACCTGCAAGCCCCCAAGCTTCGACAGCTACGGCAGAGGCCATTCTCGACCAGCAGCGAACAGAACAAGACGCCATTTCGAATTCCATCCTCGATCTGGCGACTAAGCTAAAGGAGAGCTCCAAAAGCTTCTCAGCAACTCTCGAAGAGGACAAAAATTTacttggcgctgctggggCTAGCATGGAGAAGTCGGAATTGAGTATGGAGACGGCACAGGGCCGGATGGGGTCCCTTAAGAAGATGACTGAGGGGAAGGGGTGGTGGGGGAGGATGATGCTATATGCGTGGGTATATGGCTTGATGGTGGCGTTGATACTGTTTGTATTTGTATTTCCAAAACTGAGGTTTTGA
- a CDS encoding uncharacterized protein (EggNog:ENOG41~BUSCO:EOG092D4X1O), which translates to MSDNVGLSTPRGSGTSGYVQRNLAQVRPRDYGAPYPKDRDMRHKQRQPDKGILEHDRKREIEVKVFDLRDKLEEEEVEEEEIDRRCDELRSKLLAEMNSRNKSNAPRKTFKEHQVHEMADAKIKESERLRRALKISSDYEEGGHWKKQEERLKDSLAKKDEDEEKD; encoded by the exons ATGTCAGACAACGTCGGCCTTTCGACTCCACGAGGAAGTGGCACTTCTGGCTACGTCCAGCGAAATCTTGCCCAAGTCAGGCCGCGCGACTATGGCGCGCCGTACCCGAAGGACCGGGACATGCGACACAAGCAGAGACAGCCCGATAAAGGGATCCTCGAACATGATCGCAAGAGAGAAATTGAAGTGAAGGTGTTTGACCTGAGAGACAAgctcgaggaagaaga agtcgaggaagaggagatcGATCGCCGCTGCGATGAATTACGATCGAAGCTGCTTGCAGAAATGAATTCTAGGAATAAATCCAATGCGCCGAGAAAGACGTTCAAAGAGCACCAGGTGCACGAGATGGCCGACGCGAAGATCAAGGAAAGCGAGCGACTAAGAAGAGCTCTTAAGATTAGCTCTGACTacgaagaaggagggcatTGGAAAAAACAGGAGGAAAGGCTGAAGGATTCCCTGGcaaagaaagatgaagatgaagagaaggactGA
- a CDS encoding uncharacterized protein (EggNog:ENOG41~BUSCO:EOG092D37F4) — protein MPHLADSDPVEGEAAVKFPPISRDHIQNCSYEAWFPKYRSSCLKSRIIPLSPAFVSYLHEDGIILADDDETNEPEDDEWSTAAATHPRITPYESDEESDEEEEESLPPNKRFPEIHELIKQKIAELGGSVAPKLNWSSPKDAKWISPHQNTLKCTSPNDIYLLLKSSSFVSHDLLHAFDDCTDAPPLRPFTPVLVLRPFFTPHVALEFRCFVKHRSLIGITQRDLNHYEFLEPLRGQLWKKIIKFFRQKLRLTFPDSTFVFDIYIPGNSFAEDGLGKVRLMDINPWAPSTDSLLFSWEELLTMEVENPLYGSVSEDQAAESGDETTADEMDDDEYDPDRQPEVRIVKKNDPEAYNFSSPQYSAHKLPKEVVDASLAGEGGLREFAQRWKEITEGRAQGIWEQPNSRA, from the coding sequence ATGCCACACCTAGCTGATAGTGATCCCGTCGAGGGCGAAGCGGCTGTCAAGTTCCCTCCCATCAGTAGAGATCATATCCAAAATTGTTCATATGAAGCATGGTTCCCCAAGTACCGGAGCTCATGTCTAAAGTCGCGGATAATACCACTATCTCCAGCATTCGTATCATATCTACACGAAGATGGCATCATTCTCGCGGATGACGATGAGACGAACGAgccagaagatgacgaatgGTCAACTGCCGCTGCTACCCATCCGCGAATCACCCCATATGAGTCCGACGAAGAGtccgacgaagaagaggaggagagccTTCCACCAAACAAACGCTTTCCGGAGATTCACGAGTTGATCAAGCAGAAAATCGCAGAGCTGGGTGGCTCCGTTGCGCCAAAGCTGAACTGGTCATCTCCAAAGGACGCCAAATGGATATCACCACACCAGAACACACTCAAATGCACATCTCCAAACGACATCTACCTCCTTCTGaagtcatcttctttcgTTTCGCACGACCTTCTTCATGCGTTTGACGATTGTACCGACGCCCCACCATTGAGACCATTCACTCCGGTTCTCGTCCTCAGACCTTTCTTCACACCTCATGTGGCCCTCGAATTTCGGTGCTTTGTAAAGCATAGATCTCTGATTGGAATTACACAGCGGGATCTCAATCACTACGAATTTCTCGAGCCGCTTCGGGGGCAGTtgtggaagaagattatCAAGTTTTTCCGCCAGAAACTGAGACTCACGTTTCCCGACTCAACCTTTGTGTTTGACATTTATATCCCTGGTAACTCTTTCGCCGAAGATGGCTTGGGGAAAGTAAGACTTATGGATATCAACCCATGGGCCCCCAGCACAGACAGCCTGCTTTTCTCATGGGAGGAGCTTCTCACAATGGAGGTTGAGAATCCGTTGTATGGGTCTGTCTCGGAAGATCAGGCAGCAGAGAGTGGAGACGAGACTACGGcagacgagatggatgatgacgagtACGACCCGGACCGCCAGCCAGAAGTCCGCATCGTCAAGAAGAATGATCCGGAAGCGTACAACTTCAGCTCGCCGCAGTACTCAGCTCATAAACTGCCTAAAGAAGTCGTCGACGCCAGTCtggctggagaagggggTCTACGGGAATTTGCCCAGCGATGGAAGGAGATTACAGAAGGCAGAGCTCAAGGCATCTGGGAGCAGCCAAACTCTAGAGCATAA